Proteins from one Anopheles nili chromosome 2, idAnoNiliSN_F5_01, whole genome shotgun sequence genomic window:
- the LOC128728021 gene encoding peritrophin-1-like, translating into MSACYIVSYPFGILPGTASPPRMLAAVLVLAIALIQLGAGEPTCNPTGRYLVENPRDCRSYYYCFDGQPIFGTCGPGHRFDAWRQSCQQSTVQECFPCPSSGAINMPHPTSCGKFVLCFQGVAHERSCPTGLLFNRQLAQCDLSSNVSCS; encoded by the exons atgtcg GCTTGTTATATCGTCTCTTATCCTTTTGGTATCCTTCCAGGAACCGCATCACCACCACGGATGCTGGCCGCTGTTCTAGTGCTGGCAATCGCCCTCATCCAGCTGGGAGCTGGTGAGCCAACTTGCAACCCAACCGGTCGGTATCTGGTAGAGAACCCACGAGATTGCCGTTCGTACTACTACTGCTTCGATGGTCAACCGATCTTCGGTACGTGTGGGCCGGGTCATCGGTTTGACGCTTGGCGCCAATCCTGCCAACAATCGACGGTGCAAGAGTGCTTTCCTTGCCCATCCTCCGGAGCCATCAATATGCCCCATCCGACGTCCTGTGGCAAGTTTGTGCTGTGCTTCCAGGGTGTAGCTCATGAGCGATCGTGCCCGACAGGACTCCTGTTCAACCGGCAGCTCGCTCAGTGCGATCTATCCTCGAATGTGAGCTGCTCCTAA
- the LOC128727989 gene encoding uncharacterized protein LOC128727989 — translation MFSSTGTVWVLVITFNLFYASEVTALRCLICNSHELGCEEAWPKYAHDCPLENDSCFTSVTNGTLVRGCLSQLNGNDELLLRTHCPQQEGHTCISCTENECNNVLWLKCAHCDDDVDLESCTDKERALLCPRYRSLDRCYEIAGSVEEVASKGCESTLNATGSSCQRSNHCRFVESSVSNCSLQINVQSAVSQCLRCSSREESTAGECTNGQTAMENCPQEEDACFSRLHGTTLERNCMSTLSQEEQLACGGSQGSCVSCTEPGCNTHHLLKCIQCRKSLEVECTDPGISTTVKASFCPEFLPEARCFSRLLTLDDDLERGCSSESAAICAENKHCLVCDTDGCNVESEAFLWDVAKCLRCTSADADEGVTCEEASIHPEECDQQEDDCYTRVHDGKLERNCLSTLPEEEDRQKCRDEADDTCISCNFHECNRHPWQSCYRCSSSQDPRCAKPAESDLKYEFCDRFASQGRCYAKIVDLGVERGCEADLGVDVDACAGNAMCFTCLSDGCNDVDENALRNVARCIRCSSDVDGEACENAEIEASFCDQADDVCYTRVTEGSLERGCVAALDEEEQELCRDQEDVTCITCHEPSCNDQNWLKCLVCKTSENPGCATPTEAPNEDLSLFCSKTSDQGSCYSRIAQDVLERGCSVALLNPAEACVGFEKCETCLTNNCNFHTEDSLTGGIKCVQCSSKDEDTDCNEHLEQPSPCPEKNDRCFTRVKGDELTRNCLSTLEDTDQQSCTNPSDRSCTVCDGSDCNRDHWTKCHQCDGSSSVTCGHEQPDDDALFCESYSPTDKCYIKLDHDQHLSRGCLSDASPGVDICAGADLCITCEGDSCNRAPETSLRHVKCQQCTSTDPECVLGTIVSKQCPLEDDLCFTALNNDKLLERGCLSTLDDERQNICKDESDPSCIVCSSEGCNGLRWPRCYRCRGSLSDESCDQNLVPEKLEFCPTCSEQSNCYATIENDAVIRDCTDEITSICNGNSRCITCSQEGCNDVSKEVLNAVHTCHRCRSDIVDCDQLEDHGQECPNREDRCYTRLDGELRLSRGCLSEIDASDCASDELCLVCPGKDCNNAPWGKCYQCSNATSPDCSPKQKGKELLKYCRQNTITGRCFAKIDEMEFTRGCSTDLETELTCQDPKQCVKCVGDACNRESAKSYFNPAHCLRCHSDSVIGCYEGTIAPVACANPDDDCFYRRASKKAIHRGCLSELTSTDQFLCHLPTSVACHTCPENGCNTQTWRRCYQCSSLTDQSCAARQTDSTYLSLCTKIDDYCFEDRDGAEIRRNCGKHFCDHKKTCVECKTDACNGRSAIDLLPSQCLVCESTDPLCANGSRVDHYCNYLNEPCFALVRNDGVLERGCFSNLYEPYKTKCLDLNDRSCMVCNGNSCNRFPWQQCIQCRSLEIGQYCSREASPLESHYCGRYSPNDRCYAKDIKGIVIRGCESDYDTPVDPCAAVAGKNCYTCEADHCNVKSLNSAKRVLHNGIALYVTIATVIGVLLKWN, via the exons ATGTTCAGCTCAACTGGCACGGTTTGGGTGTTGGTGATCACCTTCAATCTATTCTACGCTTCTGAAG TCACTGCGCTACGCTGCCTGATATGCAACTCGCACGAGCTGGGCTGTGAAGAAGCATGGCCAAAGTACGCCCACGATTGTCCACTGGAAAACGACAGCTGCTTCACAAGTGTAACGAACG GTACGCTGGTTCGGGGATGCCTATCGCAGCTGAATGGCAACGATGAGCTGTTGTTGAGGACGCACTGCCCACAGCAGGAAGGGCATACCTGCATTAGCTGCACCGAAAACGAGTGCAACAACGTGCTTTGGCTCAAATGTGCTCACTGCGATGACGACGTTGACCTGGAAAGCTGCACCGATAAGGAGCGTGCCCTATTATGCCCACGGTATCGATCGTTGGATCGATGCTATGAGATCGCTGGAAGCGTTGAAGAAG TTGCATCGAAGGGATGTGAATCGACGCTAAACGCAACGGGAAGTTCCTGCCAACGATCCAACCACTGCCGATTCGTCGAGAGTAGCGTGAGCAACTGCAGTTTGCAAATAAACGTTCAATCAGCGGTATCACAGTGTCTGAGGTGTTCATCGCGCGAGGAGTCAACGGCTGGAGAGTGTACAAATGGCCAAACCGCGATGGAAAACTGCCCTCAAGAGGAAGACGCTTGTTTCTCCCGACTTCATG GAACCACCTTGGAAAGGAACTGCATGTCTACACTCTCGCAGGAGGAACAGCTCGCTTGCGGAGGCTCTCAAGGTTCCTGCGTTAGCTGCACAGAACCAGGATGCAACACACACCACCTACTAAAGTGCATCCAGTGCCGGAAAAGCCTCGAGGTAGAGTGCACCGATCCTGGCATCAGTACCACGGTGAAAGCATCCTTCTGCCCGGAGTTTCTTCCAGAGGCGCGTTGTTTCTCACGGTTGCTCACTTTAGACGACGATCTGGAACGAGGCTGTAGCTCGGAATCGGCGGCCATTTGTGCTGAGAACAAACACTGTCTCGTGTGCGACACCGATGGTTGTAACGTGGAGTCGGAAGCGTTTCTGTGGGATGTCGCCAAGTGTTTGAGGTGTACGTCGGCTGATGCTGATGAAGGAGTTACTTGCGAGGAGGCCTCGATCCATCCGGAAGAATGTGATCAGCAGGAGGATGATTGTTACACGCGCGTTCACG ATGGCAAGCTGGAGAGGAACTGCTTGTCAACGCTACCGGAGGAGGAGGATCGTCAAAAGTGTCGCGATGAAGCGGATGATACCTGCATCAGTTGCAATTTCCACGAGTGTAATCGTCACCCATGGCAAAGTTGCTACCGTTGCTCGAGTAGTCAGGATCCACGGTGTGCAAAACCGGCCGAGAGTGACCTGAAGTATGAGTTTTGTGATCGTTTCGCGTCACAAGGGCGATGTTACGCTAAGATCGTCGATTTGGGTGTAGAGCGTGGTTGTGAGGCTGATTTGGGTGTGGACGTGGATGCTTGCGCTGGTAATGCGATGTGTTTCACGTGCCTTTCGGATGGGTGTAATGATGTGGATGAGAATGCGCTGAGAAATGTGGCTCGGTGTATTCGCTGTAGCTCGGATGTCGATGGAGAAGCCTGCGAAAACGCGGAAATCGAAGCTAGCTTCTGTGATCAAGCAGATGATGTGTGCTATACGAGGGTTACAG AAGGCAGTCTCGAGCGGGGATGCGTTGCTGCCCTGgatgaagaagaacaagagCTGTGTCGAGATCAAGAGGATGTCACCTGCATAACATGTCACGAACCATCCTGCAACGATCAAAACTGGCTGAAGTGTTTAGTGTGCAAAACTTCGGAAAACCCCGGCTGTGCAACACCAACAGAAGCCCCGAATGAGGATCTGTCATTGTTTTGCTCGAAAACCAGTGATCAAGGATCATGCTACTCGAGAATTGCTCAGGATGTTCTCGAAAGAGGCTGCTCTGTGGCACTGCTTAACCCAGCAGAAGCATGCgttgggtttgaaaaatgcGAAACCTGCCTCACAAACAACTGTAACTTCCACACGGAAGATTCTCTTACCGGTGGCATAAAGTGCGTTCAATGTAGCTCGAAAGATGAGGATACGGATTGCAACGAGCACCTGGAACAGCCTTCACCATGTCCAGAAAAGAATGACAGATGCTTTACTCGCGTTAAAG GTGACGAATTGACCCGAAATTGCCTCTCAACGCTTGAGGATACGGATCAACAATCATGCACAAACCCATCCGACCGATCCTGCACCGTATGTGATGGATCAGACTGCAATAGGGACCACTGGACGAAGTGCCATCAATGTGATGGATCCTCTTCAGTAACATGCGGACACGAGCAGCCTGATGATGATGCCCTATTCTGTGAATCGTACTCACCCACCGACAAGTGCTATATCAAACTCGATCATGATCAACATCTTTCCCGCGGTTGTTTGTCGGATGCCTCCCCAGGAGTGGATATTTGTGCCGGGGCAGATCTGTGCATCACCTGCGAAGGAGACTCATGCAATAGGGCTCCTGAGACATCCCTCCGACACGTCAAGTGCCAACAGTGCACATCAACCGACCCAGAGTGTGTGCTGGGAACGATTGTGAGCAAACAATGTCCGCTGGAGGATGATCTCTGCTTCACAGCACTCAACAACG ATAAGCTGCTTGAGCGAGGTTGCCTGTCAACGTTAGATGATGAACGGCAGAATATCTGCAAGGACGAATCGGATCCATCGTGCATCGTCTGCTCATCAGAAGGCTGTAATGGGCTCCGGTGGCCAAGGTGTTATCGCTGCCGTGGATCACTATCGGATGAATCATGCGATCAGAACCTCGTTCCGGAAAAGTTGGAATTCTGCCCAACGTGCAGTGAACAGAGCAACTGTTATGCGACAATTGAAAACGATGCAG TGATCCGAGACTGCACCGATGAGATAACGTCCATTTGCAACGGAAACAGTCGTTGTATCACCTGCTCGCAAGAAGGATGTAACGACGTTTCGAAGGAGGTTTTGAATGCTGTTCACACCTGCCATCGTTGCCGATCAGACATTGTAGACTGCGATCAGCTGGAGGATCACGGTCAGGAATGCCCCAATCGCGAAGATCGTTGCTACACGCGGCTCGACGGCGAGTTGCGTCTTTCGAGAGGATGCCTCAGTGAGATCGACGCAAGTGACTGTGCGAGTGATGAGCTGTGTTTGGTGTGTCCCGGAAAGGACTGCAATAACGCCCCATGGGGAAAGTGTTATCAGTGCAGTAATGCGACGAGTCCCGATTGTTCACCCAAGCAAAAGGGGAAGGAACTTCTCAAGTACTGCCGGCAGAATACGATCACGGGGCGGTGTTTCGCTAAAATCGATGAAATGGAAT TTACTCGAGGCTGTTCCACTGATTTGGAGACGGAATTGACGTGCCAGGATCCGAAACAATGCGTCAAATGCGTTGGAGATGCGTGCAATCGCGAGTCCGCCAAGAGCTACTTCAACCCAGCGCACTGCTTGCGGTGTCATTCGGACAGCGTCATCGGTTGCTACGAAGGAACCATAGCTCCGGTGGCCTGCGCCAATCCAGATGATGATTGTTTCTACCGACGAGCCTCAAAAAAGGCAATCCATCGTGGGTGTTTGTCAGAGCTCACATCCACCGATCAGTTTCTCTGCCACCTACCGACAAGTGTGGCCTGCCACACGTGTCCTGAAAACGGATGCAATACACAAACATGGCGCCGGTGCTACCAATGCAGCAGTCTGACGGATCAATCCTGTGCCGCACGTCAAACGGACTCGACGTATTTGAGCTTGTGTACGAAAATCGATGACTATTGCTTCGAGGATCGAGACGGGGCGGAAA TTCGTCGAAACTGTGGAAAACACTTCTGCGACCACAAGAAAACCTGCGTCGAATGTAAGACGGACGCGTGCAATGGACGATCTGCCATCGATCTGCTGCCCTCCCAATGCCTTGTGTGTGAATCGACCGATCCGCTGTGTGCGAATGGATCACGTGTCGATCATTACTGCAACTATCTCAACGAACCGTGCTTTGCGCTGGTGCGAAATG ATGGTGTCCTTGAGCGAGGCTGTTTCTCGAATCTGTACGAACCGTACAAAACCAAGTGCCTGGACCTTAACGATCGTTCTTGTATGGTGTGTAACGGAAACTCGTGTAATCGCTTTCCCTGGCAGCAATGCATCCAGTGTCGATCGCTGGAGATTGGCCAATACTGCTCGAGGGAGGCGAGTCCTTTGGAGTCACACTACTGCGGTCGCTACAGTCCGAATGATCGTTGCTACGCGAAGGATATCAAAGGGATTG TAATACGCGGATGCGAATCAGACTATGACACACCAGTGGATCCTTGTGCAGCTGTTGCTGGGAAGAACTGTTATACCTGTGAAGCGGATCATTGTAACGTCAAATCTCTGAACAGTGCCAAACGTGTGCTACACAATGGCATAGCACTGTACGTTACTATAGCAACTGTGATTGGTGTGCTACTAAAATGGAACTAG
- the LOC128732188 gene encoding protein O-mannosyltransferase 1 gives MEPVSETPETGTVRSRKAQRKQQKPSEDSSSKRSSSMEANENERLQASDEPEKRCDSDVAKHKEADVRAALPKEDADDRYSFSISVQLNAATLGLFLLSFVTRFYRITHPRGIVFDEIHFGKFVSLYLKNTFYFDQHPPLGKLLIAGVAGAIGYSGNFEASKIGSEYDASVPILALRFIPALCGSLLAPIVYSILRQVKLGQGVCILGGLLIILDNALLTHSRFILMESMLLFFAALGILIVLRFLQADPFSIRWWVLGTIAAASLTAAVCVKFVGFYTYLLALYVMARHVWLELPDGRKSNASILARVITQLVLLVTVSLAVYVGCFYVHFATLYKAGPHDNVMTSAFQASLEGGLASITKGQPLRVQHGSQITLKHTHGRVCWLHSHTHVYPVKYKDGRGSSHQQQVTCYGFKDVNNWWIVKRPTKDNLMVDEEPDYIEHGDVVQLVHGVTSRALNSHDVASPMSPLCQEVSCYIDYNISMPANLLWRVEILNGKESKNKWHAITSQVRLVHVNTTAALKYTGEQLPDWGYNQFEVAADRRQQTIDTIWNVEEHRYTQHQDKKEVLSKLLATEMIPTEPTKLSFWSKFSELQLKMLMHADKLESHMYSSEPHEWPLLDKGIAYWIDSESNAQIHLLGNLVVWYSATFAIVLYVGLLVLYLMRRRRLMFDLNPTEWARFRLGGEIFLVGYLMHYLPYLFVERTLFLYNYLPALLFKVLLLCFVLDHCQLALRKFAHRPALVVGIFRAIVVAWFAGVLYFFQRYSVLSYGTTTLSADDVLALRLKDTWDLIVHKP, from the exons ATGGAACCAGTGAGTGAGACACCCGAAACGGGTACGGTTCGCAGTCGTAAAGCACAgcggaagcagcaaaagccCAGCgaggacagcagcagcaagcgatCGAGCTCCATGgaggcgaacgaaaacgaaagacttcaagcaagcgacgaacccgaaaAGCGTTGTGACAGCGATGTGGCCAAGCATAAGGAAGCGGATGTGCGGGCTGCACTACCAAAAGAGGATGCTGACGATCGGTACAGCTTCTCGATCAGTGTTCAGCTTAACGCAGCCACCCTGGGACTGTTTCTGCTGTCGTTCGTGACGCGTTTCTATCGCATTACGCACCCAAGAGGCATTGT CTTCGACGAGATTCATTTCGGAAAGTTCGTGTCGCTGTACCTCAAAAATACGTTCTACTTCGATCAGCATCCACCGCTCGGGAAGCTGCTGATCGCAGGCGTGGCCGGAGCCATCGGGTACAGTGGTAATTTCGAGGCGTCGAAGATCGGCAGCGAATACGATGCG TCCGTTCCCATCCTTGCACTGCGTTTCATTCCGGCTCTCTGTGGTAGCCTGCTAGCACCGATCGTGTACTCGATCTTGCGCCAGGTCAAACTTGGCCAAGGCGTATGCATTCTCGGTGGGCTGCTGATCATACTTG ATAACGCGCTGCTGACGCACTCGCGCTTCATCCTCATGGAATCGATGCTGCTGTTCTTCGCAGCCTTGGGTATCCTGATAGTACTCCGCTTCCTGCAAGCcgatccattttccatccgctgGTGGGTGCTTGGTACGATCGCGGCTGCGTCCCTAACAGCAGCTGTATGCGTCAAGTTCGTCGGGTTCTACACCTACCTCCTTGCCTTGTACGTGATGGCTCGACACGTCTGGCTCGAGTTGCCCGATGGGCGTAAATCAAACGCTTCCATCCTCGCGCGAGTGATCACCCAACTTGTGCTGCTAGTGACAGTTTCCTTGGCCGTTTACGTCGGATGTTTTTACGTGCATTTCGCCACACTTTACAAGGCGGGCCCACACGATAACGTGATGACGAGCGCCTTCCAGGCATCCTTGGAAGGTGGTTTAGCGTCGATCACCAAGGGCCAACCATTGCGTGTTCAACACGGCTCACAAATCACGCTCAAGCACACACATGGGCGCGTTTGTTGGCtccactcgcacacacacgtctACCCGGTCAAGTACAAAGATGGACGGGGCTCGagtcaccagcagcaggtcACCTGCTACGGGTTTAAGGACGTGAACAATTGGTGGATCGTCAAACGTCCCACCAAAGACAACCTAATGGTGGACGAAGAACCGGACTACATCGAGCACGGTGACGTAGTGCAGCTTGTGCATGGTGTGACGAGTCGAGCGCTTAACTCACACGATGTTGCTTCACCGATGTCACCGCTCTGCCAGGAAGTGTCCTGTTACATCGACTACAACATATCGATGCCCGCGAATCTGTTATGGCGTGTGGAGATCCTTAACGGGAAGGAATCGAAGAACAAGTGGCACGCGATCACGTCCCAGGTGCGGTTGGTGCACGTCAACACGACGGCTGCACTGAAGTATACCGGTGAACAGTTACCCGACTGGGGTTACAACCAGTTTGAGGTAGCAGCTGATCGTCGCCAGCAAACGATCGACACAATCTGGAATGTGGAGGAGCACAGATACACGCAACACCAAGACAAGAAGGAAGTCCTGAGTAAGTTGCTCGCGACCGAGATGATCCCAACCGAACCAACGAAGTTGTCGTTCTGGAGCAAGTTCTCTGAGTTACAGCTTAAGATGTTGATGCACGCGGACAAACTCGAGAGCCACATGTACTCCTCTGAACCACACGAATGGCCATTGCTGGATAAAGGCATCGCGTACTGGATCGACAGCGAATCGAACGCACAGATCCATCTGCTTGGTAATCTCGTCGTTTGGTACTCGGCCACGTTTGCGATCGTCCTGTACGTGGGCCTGCTAGTGCTCTACCTTATGCGTCGGAGACGTCTCATGTTCGATCTCAACCCAACCGAATGGGCTCGATTCCGGCTCGGAGGGGAGATCTTTCTCGTGGGATATCTCATGCACTATCTGCCGTACCTCTTCGTCGAGCGGACGCTCTTCCTGTACAACTATCTCCCGGCGCTGCTGTTCAAGgtgttgctgctttgttttgtgctcgATCACTGCCAGCTAGCGCTGCGAAAATTCGCCCATCGACCAGCCTTGGTGGTGGGCATTTTCCGCGCGATCGTTGTCGCTTGGTTCGCGGGTGTCCTGTACTTCTTCCAACGGTACAGCGTACTGAGCTACGGCACAACCACCCTGTCTGCGGACGATGTACTCGCACTACGTCTCAAAGACACGTGGGATTTGATCGTACACAAGCCGTAA
- the LOC128728005 gene encoding LOW QUALITY PROTEIN: uncharacterized protein LOC128728005 (The sequence of the model RefSeq protein was modified relative to this genomic sequence to represent the inferred CDS: substituted 1 base at 1 genomic stop codon), producing MVYLLSLLVLLAGLKDCLTGDRACGTVILPNGHTYRGCSQDEECIAAGDDCVRCDRFSGCNIDRYPADRLRCNICQSSQSTSCQALPYPRQFEKPCVRYVAGDRCVTVFDQFNVSYRDCLSAVPEVDLPKCDGTTPTVECAVCSRWHCNTVKVRQDDRCLQCTSNMTHCSSGQRSATVCEQPSEGRCXSKVNEQQFLVRGCWVDLTNTEQQEACNNDARNCAVCEGAGCNAEFLPQDTLSCVQCYSKQQLSCAQQQLNDSSVQFCRRHVIGDRCYVRTIADGSLQRGCKSDIDNESGCT from the exons ATGGTGTATCTGTTATCGTTACTGGTGCTGTTAGCAG GACTCAAGGACTGCTTAACGGGTGATCGAGCGTGTGGAACGGTGATCCTTCCCAACGGGCACACCTACCGAGGTTGTTCACAGGACGAAGAATGTATTGCTGCCGGGGACGATTGTGTCCGGTGTGATCGCTTCTCCGGTTGCAACATCGATCGTTACCCAGCTGATCGGTTAAGGTGTAACATTTGTCAATCCAGCCAGTCCACGTCCTGCCAGGCGTTGCCATATCCTCGTCAATTTGAGAAGCCGTGCGTGCGGTACGTCGCCGGTGATCGATGCGTCACGGTGTTCGATCAGTTTAACGTGTCCTACCGGGACTGCTTGTCGGCCGTTCCGGAGGTTGATCTACCGAAATGTGACGGAACGACACCCACAGTTGAGTGTGCTGTTTGCTCCCGGTGGCATTGTAACACCGTCAAAGTGCGGCAGGATGATCGATGCCTGCAGTGTACGTCCAATATGACGCACTGTTCAAGCGGACAACGTTCGGCTACGGTTTGCGAGCAACCCTCGGAGGGCAGGTGCTAATCAAAGGTGAACGAGCAGCAGTTTTTGGTGCGTggttgttgggtggatttAACCAACACAGAGCAGCAGGAAGCCTGCAACAATGATGCGCGGAATTGCGCTGTTTGCGAAGGTGCAGGATGTAACGCCGAGTTCCTTCCACAGGACACATTAAGCTGTGTGCAGTGTTACTCAAAACAACAACTGAGCTGTGCTCAGCAGCAGTTAAACGACAGCAGTGTTCAGTTCTGCCGGCGACACGTGATAGGTGATCGATGTTACGTTCGCACGATCGCTGATGGAAGCCTTCAACGTGGGTGTAAATCGGATATAGACAACGAATCCGGTTGCACGTAG
- the LOC128730351 gene encoding ral guanine nucleotide dissociation stimulator-like 1 produces the protein MFCPSNETLQSITEKTKLLAHKCTQQIRNSSVAPSNDGGLPPATAVAGTPAVVAAAAAGATPQQPSEVVTSASKDGAGSKDERPGALRCFCPCKGTFSKIMGRKYSAKEGQSQRTTKWYVKQPTWRLWGEEREENAIYTVYLKKVRYHRPTPSASSQDSDDEISHLEWETVRVRFVKAATLSRLVDALATDDGELESTFVNVFLNTYRTFAQPEKVLELLLDRYEKLHAEPALLQPESLSDQHKKTLVSVLHVWLDGFPEDWDTDNLQRLLAFTSKRLPKSEIHIKALNRFTHRLDKYSRIPPPLPWSNDYHDFADQFGGLCLTPAFRGPPSHLLNSYRFPNIPVKHFAEQLTRMDMELFKRLIPHQCLGAIWSNRDKHECSSVLATVTQFNAVSFRVISSVLIEPRLKPQERALLISTWIDIAQELRLLKNFSSLKAIISGLQSNAVYRLSKTWAVLPRDKLELYNELARIFSEDNNAWAQREVLMREGTAKFADTVGENDRHLQKVFQKQNTLISHGTIPYLGTFLTDLTMIHAAIPDTLQDGLINFDKRRKEFEVLAQIKLLQGAANTYHLPDDPLFDRWFASLLVLDEREAHTLSCSLEPAPEMTKRPPAQHPGGGVGAGGTGGGGTPGHKKSDSIASNSSSGAGSQFYCDINSTSNASYGSRNNSLDRDATPPNASLLSAASSVSSLSMDSTTSGSQRSNQNGGVGNVRTPQSNRSQHNGTVASRSANGGGKDHHDAPIINGQLVQNSPLKSSSPDFYIIKVTYETEQVELDGIVLYKSIMLANNERTPQVIRNAMLKLGLEGDPDRYTLAQVLPDKELLLPNNANVYYAVNTAYNLNFILRPKKDTPGSGSSVPNAAGGRP, from the exons ATGTTTTGCCCGAGTAACGAAACGCTCCAGAGCATCACGGAAAAGACGAAGCTGCTGGCGCACAAATGCACCCAGCAGATTCGCAACAGCTCGGTTGCACCCAGCAACGATGGAGGActaccaccagcaacagctgTAGCTGGAAcaccagcagtagtagcagcagcagcagcaggagcaactCCTCAACAACCCTCAGAAGTGGTCACTTCAGCATCCAAAGATGGCGCTGGTTCGAAGGATGAACGGCCTGGGGCGTTGCGATGCTTCTGTCCCTGTAAAGGCACGTTCAGTAAGATCATGGGCCGGAAGTACTCAGCAAAGGAGGGCCAAAGCCAACGTACCACCAAGTGGTATGTCAAG CAGCCCACCTGGCGGTTATGGGGCGAAGAACGCGAGGAGAACGCCATCTACACGGTCTACCTTAAGAAGGTCCGCTACCACCGGCCAACACCCAGTGCCAGCAGC CAAGATTCCGATGACGAAATATCGCACCTGGAGTGGGAAACCGTGCGCGTGCGGTTCGTCAAAGCAGCCACCCTGTCCCGGCTGGTCGATGCCCTCGCGACCGACGACGGTGAGCTCGAGAGCACGTTCGTGAACGTGTTCCTGAACACCTACCGCACGTTCGCGCAACCGGAGAAGGTCCTGGAGCTGCTGCTCGACCGGTACGAGAAGCTGCACGCCGAACCGGCCCTGCTGCAACCGGAGTCCTTGTCCGACCAGCACAAGAAAACTCTAG TCTCCGTTCTTCACGTGTGGCTCGATGGGTTTCCCGAGGATTGGGACACGGACAATCTGCAACGGTTGCTAGCATTCACCTCAAAGCGTCTGCCAAAATCGGAAATACACATTAAAGCTTTAAATAG gtttACGCATAGATTAGACAAGTACAGTAGGATACCACCACCGCTGCCATGGTCCAACGATTATCACGATTTCGCCGACCAGTTCGGTGGCCTCTGCCTAACGCCCGCCTTCCGGGGGCCACCGTCCCACCTGCTAAACTCGTACCGCTTTCCCAACATCCCGGTGAAGCACTTTGCCGAGCAGCTAACCCGCATGGACATGGAGCTGTTCAAGCGATTAATACCGCACCAGTGTCTCGGTGCGATCTGGTCGAACCGGGACAAGCACGAATGCAGCTCGGTACTCGCAACCGTCACGCAGTTCAACGCCGTGTCCTTCCGCGTGATCTCGAGCGTACTGATCGAGCCACGGCTGAAGCCCCAGGAGCGGGCTCTTCTCATCTCGACCTGGATCGATATTGCGCAGGAGCTGCGATTGctgaaaaacttttcctcgcTCAAAGCGATCATCTCTGGGCTGCAATCGAACGCGGTCTATCGGCTGTCGAAGACGTGGGCTGTACTACCCCGTGATAAG TTGGAACTGTACAATGAGTTGGCGCGGATATTCTCCGAGGATAACAACGCGTGGGCTCAACGTGAGGTGCTGATGCGTGAGGGAACGGCCAAATTCGCGGACACGGTCGGTGAAAATGATCGACATCTGCAGAAGGTGTTCCAGAAGCAGAACACACTGATCAGTCACGGTACGATACCGTACCTCGGGACGTTCCTGACCGATCTTACGATGATCCACGCGGCCATCCCAGACACGCTGCAGGACGGGTTGATCAACTTCGACAAACGGCGTAAGGAGTTTGAGGTGCTCGCTCAGATCAAGCTGCTACAAGGTGCGGCTAACACGTACCACCTGCCAGACGATCCGTTGTTTGATCGATGGTTCGCCTCACTACTGGTGCTAGACGAACGGGAAGCTCACACGCTCAGTTGTTCGCTGGAACCGGCACCCGAAATGACGAAGCGACCACCAGCACAGcatcccggtggtggtgtaggAGCTGGTGGAACAGGAGGTGGTGGTACACCCGGACACAAGAAGAGCGACTCGATAGCTTCAAACTCGAGCAGCGGAGCAGGTTCTCAGTTCTACTGTGATATTAACAGCACGTCTAACGCGAG CTACGGATCGCGAAATAATTCACTCGATCGAGATGCAACTCCACCGAACGCGTCACTCCTGTCAGCCGCCAGCAGCGTGTCATCGCTCTCGATGGACTCGACCACCTCCGGTAGCCAACGATCGAACCAAAACGGAGGTGTTGGCAACGTGCGAACTCCTCAGTCAAACCGATCGCAACACAACGGAACTGTCGCGAGCCGTAGTGCGAATGGTGGAGGCAAGGATCACCACGATGCGCCCATCATTAACGGGCAGCTGGTGCAGAACTCACCGCTCAAGAGCAGCTCGCCCGATTTCTACATCATCAAGGTGACGTACGAGACGGAGCAGGTCGAGCTGGATGGGATCGTGCTGTACAAAAGCATCATGCTGGCGAACAACGAGCGAACGCCCCAGGTCATCCGGAACGCGATGCTTAAGCTCGGGCTCGAAGGCGACCCAGATCGGTACACGCTGGCGCAGGTCCTTCCCGACAAGGAGCTGCTTCTGCCGAACAACGCGAACGTGTACTACGCGGTTAACACGGCGTacaatttgaatttcattcttcggccgaaaaaggacacgccagGTAGCGGGTCCTCGGTACCGAATGCGGCTGGCGGTCGTCCTTAA